In the Magnolia sinica isolate HGM2019 chromosome 15, MsV1, whole genome shotgun sequence genome, one interval contains:
- the LOC131226608 gene encoding calmodulin isoform X2, which translates to MDLGCITTKELGTVMRSLGQNPTEAELQDMINEVDADQNGTIDFPEFLNLMARKMKDTDSEEELKEAFKVFDKDQNGFISAAELRHVMTNLGEKLTDEEVDEMIREADMDGDGQVNYEEFVRMMLAK; encoded by the exons ATGGATTTAG GTTGCATCACTACCAAAGAATTGGGTACGGTGATGAGATCTTTGGGGCAAAATCCAACTGAAGCTGAGCTCCAAGATATGATCAATGAGGTTGATGCTGACCAAAATGGAACTATCGATTTCcctgagttcttgaatttgatggCACGTAAAATGAAA GACACTGATTCTGAGGAGGAGCTGAAGGAGGCTTTCAAGGTCTTTGACAAGGACCAAAATGGGTTCATTTCTGCTGCAGAG CTTCGACATGTGATGACCAATCTGGGAGAGAAGTTGACAGACGAGGAAGTGGATGAGATGATCCGAGAAGCGGACATGGACGGCGATGGTCAGGTGAACTATGAAGAATTTGTGAGGATGATGCTGGCCAAGTAA
- the LOC131226607 gene encoding zinc-finger homeodomain protein 1-like: MESDGLNETYRECLRNHAASLGSYATDGCGEFTSDGLQCAACGCHRNFHRKIILGSGPLGFVPNTSVESHESDRSGKKRNRTKFSAEQKEKMLGFAEKLGWRMQRKEKEEEIEVFCREVGVSRQVFKVWMHNHKNSSSSTASSNTGIASSALTTQ, translated from the coding sequence ATGGAATCGGACGGCCTAAACGAGACTTACAGGGAATGCCTGAGGAATCACGCGGCCAGCCTCGGCAGCTACGCCACCGACGGCTGTGGCGAGTTCACATCGGACGGCCTGCAGTGCGCGGCTTGTGGGTGCCACCGCAATTTCCACCGTAAGATCATCCTGGGAAGTGGGCCACTTGGGTTTGTGCCGAACACGTCGGTGGAGTCACATGAGTCGGACAGGTCGGGAAAGAAGCGCAACAGGACCAAGTTCTCGGCCGAACAAAAGGAGAAAATGCTCGGGTTTGCTGAGAAGTTAGGGTGGAGGAtgcaaaggaaagagaaagaggaggaaATAGAAGTGTTTTGTAGGGAAGTTGGAGTGAGTAGGCAGGTTTTCAAGGTGTGGATGCACAATCATAAgaactcttcttcttctactgCCTCTTCTAATACAGGCATTGCATCTTCAGCTCTTACAACCcaatag